In Desulfuromonadales bacterium, a single genomic region encodes these proteins:
- a CDS encoding sigma-54 dependent transcriptional regulator, with translation MRKHKILVVDDEQLIRWSLEQNLKKQGYEVMTAGSGEDALRLLREEPPDLMLLDIQLPGISGMEVLEKVKEMEEEIIVIMVTALGVLETAVKAMRIGAYDYINKPFNLDELAIVIRKALETSELKKEVAHLRSEQSRKYGIGNIIGQSKHMQSVLAMVEKIARSDASTVLIQGESGTGKELIAKAIHYESARADKPFMAINCAAVPETLLESELMGHEKGAFTDAKMLKKGLFEMADGGTIFLDEIGDMEPGMQAKLLRVLEERSFRRVGGTRDVQVDVRIVSATNKDLLKAMEEKTFRNDLYYRIQVIPIYLPPLRERKDDIIPLAEHFISHFNREFAKNVKSISRMAEKFLTEYTWPGNIRELKNVIERAIILENEETLLLEHLPQEIVTKTGGGGAGSSGVRLPPEGIDIEDVERELIRQALEISEGNQSKAAKKLNLGIDAFRYRMKKFGFL, from the coding sequence GTGCGTAAACACAAGATTCTCGTGGTCGACGACGAACAACTCATCCGCTGGTCGTTGGAGCAGAACCTCAAGAAGCAGGGATACGAAGTCATGACCGCCGGATCCGGCGAGGATGCCCTGCGACTGCTGCGTGAAGAGCCCCCCGACCTGATGCTTCTCGACATCCAGCTCCCCGGCATCAGCGGCATGGAGGTCCTGGAAAAGGTCAAGGAGATGGAGGAGGAGATCATCGTCATCATGGTCACCGCCCTCGGTGTCCTGGAGACGGCCGTCAAGGCGATGCGGATCGGCGCCTACGATTACATCAACAAGCCCTTCAACCTGGATGAGTTGGCCATCGTCATCCGCAAGGCTCTCGAAACCAGCGAGCTGAAAAAGGAAGTGGCGCACCTGCGCTCCGAGCAGTCCCGCAAGTACGGTATCGGCAACATCATCGGCCAGAGCAAGCACATGCAGAGTGTACTCGCCATGGTCGAAAAGATCGCCCGCAGCGACGCCAGCACCGTTCTCATCCAGGGTGAGAGCGGCACCGGCAAGGAGCTGATCGCCAAGGCCATCCATTACGAAAGTGCCCGGGCCGACAAGCCGTTCATGGCCATCAACTGCGCCGCCGTTCCCGAAACCCTTCTGGAGAGCGAGCTGATGGGGCACGAAAAGGGGGCCTTCACCGACGCCAAGATGCTGAAGAAGGGACTCTTCGAGATGGCCGACGGCGGGACCATCTTCCTCGATGAAATCGGCGACATGGAGCCCGGCATGCAGGCGAAGCTGCTGCGGGTGCTCGAGGAGCGCTCCTTCCGGCGGGTCGGCGGCACCAGAGATGTTCAGGTCGACGTGCGTATCGTCTCGGCCACCAACAAGGATCTGCTCAAGGCAATGGAGGAGAAAACCTTCCGCAACGACCTCTATTATCGCATCCAGGTGATCCCCATCTACCTGCCGCCGCTGCGGGAGCGCAAGGATGACATCATCCCGCTGGCCGAACACTTCATCAGCCACTTCAATCGTGAGTTTGCCAAGAACGTCAAGAGCATCTCGCGGATGGCGGAGAAATTTCTGACCGAATACACCTGGCCCGGAAACATCAGGGAGCTGAAGAACGTCATCGAACGGGCCATCATTCTTGAAAACGAGGAGACGCTGCTGCTCGAGCATCTGCCCCAGGAGATCGTGACCAAGACCGGTGGTGGCGGGGCCGGCTCCTCTGGCGTTCGGTTGCCGCCGGAGGGGATAGACATCGAGGACGTGGAGCGGGAATTGATCCGCCAGGCCCTCGAAATATCGGAGGGGAATCAGTCGAAGGCGGCCAAGAAGCTCAACCTGGGGATCGATGCCTTTCGCTACCGGATGAAGAAGTTCGGTTTCCTTTGA
- a CDS encoding alpha/beta fold hydrolase has protein sequence MQADINGITLAYEDVGSGPAVMLLHGFPLCRQMWQPQVKALETAGYRVITPDLRGFGESEAPAGSYAMSIFADDVAALLAHLGIEKAVIGGMSMGGYVLLNLVERYPQRVAAAMFLVTRAAADDEPARMRRSSLAGEVAASRPQIVTDAFEGILFAASTPVVRPELVAGVKTWMTATPPRGLAGGLLAMRDRKDYIDLLPSFELPALVIGAEADRAVPPEHSRVLAEGLPNARVCMIAEAGHMANLERPEAFNSCLLEFLHGLELN, from the coding sequence ATGCAAGCCGATATCAACGGAATTACCCTGGCCTACGAGGACGTCGGCTCGGGACCGGCCGTCATGCTTCTGCATGGTTTTCCTCTGTGCCGGCAGATGTGGCAGCCTCAGGTCAAGGCGCTGGAAACTGCCGGCTATCGGGTAATCACCCCCGACCTGCGCGGATTCGGCGAAAGTGAAGCTCCGGCCGGTTCGTATGCGATGTCGATTTTTGCCGATGATGTGGCCGCTCTGCTTGCTCATCTCGGCATCGAGAAGGCGGTAATCGGCGGAATGTCGATGGGCGGCTATGTATTGCTCAATCTGGTCGAGCGTTACCCCCAACGGGTGGCGGCGGCGATGTTCCTGGTCACCCGCGCCGCCGCCGACGACGAGCCGGCAAGAATGCGCCGGTCATCCCTGGCGGGAGAAGTTGCCGCCAGCCGGCCGCAGATTGTCACCGATGCTTTTGAGGGCATCCTGTTCGCAGCCAGCACTCCGGTCGTGCGCCCCGAACTGGTGGCCGGGGTAAAGACCTGGATGACCGCCACCCCCCCCCGTGGACTGGCCGGAGGACTGCTGGCGATGCGCGACCGGAAGGATTACATCGACCTGCTGCCATCCTTCGAGCTGCCGGCTCTGGTGATCGGTGCCGAGGCGGACCGGGCGGTTCCTCCGGAACATTCGCGGGTGCTGGCCGAGGGGCTGCCGAACGCCCGGGTATGCATGATTGCCGAAGCCGGGCATATGGCCAATCTGGAGCGGCCGGAGGCGTTCAACAGCTGTCTGCTCGAGTTCCTGCATGGACTGGAGCTGAACTGA
- a CDS encoding cytochrome-c peroxidase, giving the protein MRKLTAGALALVLTLATSAWAQDGIGKTARTLFQPIPDSAPALENNPASSVRLELGKMLFFEPRLSSSHLISCNTCHNVGLGGVDLQETSVGHGWQKGPRNAPTVLNSVFNIAQFWDGRAKDLAEQAKGPVQASVEMNNTPEQVLATLRSMPEYVALFTKAFPGEKEPLTFDNMARAVEVFEATLITPNAPFDRFLKGDEQALGSAEKEGLQLFINKGCAGCHTGKNVGGTSYFPFGVRETPASEVRPPGDVGRFQVTNTAADKYVFKSPSLRNIALTPPYFHSGKVWSLTDAVKIMGTAQLGVELTPVEADKITTFLRTLTGEQPQVMHPVLPPNTKTTPRPML; this is encoded by the coding sequence ATGAGAAAATTGACAGCAGGTGCTCTGGCACTGGTGCTGACCCTGGCAACAAGCGCCTGGGCCCAGGACGGGATAGGGAAAACGGCCAGGACCCTTTTCCAGCCGATTCCGGATTCGGCGCCGGCGCTGGAAAACAACCCGGCGAGTTCGGTCAGGCTGGAATTGGGCAAGATGCTCTTTTTCGAACCCCGGCTTTCGTCCTCCCACCTGATTTCCTGCAACACCTGTCACAACGTCGGGCTTGGTGGGGTCGATCTGCAGGAGACCTCCGTCGGACACGGCTGGCAGAAGGGACCCAGGAATGCCCCGACGGTTCTCAATTCGGTATTCAATATCGCGCAATTCTGGGACGGCCGGGCCAAGGACCTGGCAGAGCAGGCCAAGGGGCCGGTGCAGGCCTCGGTGGAAATGAACAACACCCCGGAGCAGGTGCTCGCCACCCTCAGGAGCATGCCGGAATACGTGGCGCTGTTCACCAAGGCCTTTCCCGGGGAGAAGGAACCGCTGACCTTTGACAACATGGCCAGGGCAGTCGAGGTTTTCGAGGCGACCCTCATTACCCCGAATGCCCCCTTCGACCGGTTCCTGAAAGGCGACGAGCAGGCGCTGGGCTCGGCGGAAAAAGAAGGGCTGCAACTGTTCATCAACAAAGGCTGCGCCGGCTGCCATACCGGCAAGAACGTTGGCGGCACCAGCTACTTCCCCTTCGGCGTACGGGAAACCCCGGCCTCGGAGGTGCGTCCTCCCGGCGATGTCGGCCGCTTCCAGGTCACCAATACCGCCGCGGACAAGTATGTTTTCAAGTCGCCGTCCCTGAGAAACATTGCCCTGACGCCGCCCTATTTCCACTCGGGCAAGGTCTGGAGCCTCACCGACGCGGTGAAAATCATGGGCACGGCGCAGCTTGGCGTCGAACTGACACCGGTCGAAGCGGACAAGATTACGACCTTCCTCCGCACTCTTACCGGTGAGCAACCCCAGGTGATGCATCCTGTCCTGCCGCCGAACACGAAAACAACCCCTCGGCCCATGCTGTAA
- a CDS encoding redoxin domain-containing protein, with amino-acid sequence MEGHQRNLYLYDRLNARVAGVSRDQVATLEYWAEEMGLTFPIISNPIGHLGIWFGTLEEGYPMFSRKTVVIDKWGVIRYMQTGSPDFREILTLLKQLHEEEAKR; translated from the coding sequence ATGGAGGGTCATCAGAGGAATCTCTACCTCTATGACCGCCTCAACGCCCGCGTCGCGGGCGTCAGCCGTGACCAGGTCGCCACACTGGAATACTGGGCCGAAGAAATGGGCCTGACCTTCCCCATCATCTCCAATCCCATCGGGCACCTCGGCATCTGGTTCGGCACCCTGGAAGAAGGTTATCCGATGTTCTCGCGCAAGACGGTCGTCATCGACAAATGGGGGGTAATCCGCTACATGCAGACCGGATCTCCCGATTTCCGGGAGATTCTCACCCTGTTGAAGCAGTTGCATGAGGAGGAGGCAAAGCGATGA
- a CDS encoding rubrerythrin family protein: MAKLQGTQTEKNILTAFTGESQARNRYTFFAAQARKEGYVQVADIFEETANQEKEHAKRLFKMLEGGEVEILATFSAGKVGTTAENLRDAAQGENHEHCEMYPSFARVAREEGFDAIAVVFQAIAVAEKQHEKRYLDLMRNIETGRVFEREQPVVWRCRNCGYLHEAPGAPEVCPACAHPKAHFELLGENY; the protein is encoded by the coding sequence ATGGCCAAATTGCAGGGAACCCAGACCGAGAAGAACATTCTGACCGCATTCACCGGCGAAAGTCAGGCGCGCAACCGCTACACCTTCTTCGCCGCCCAGGCGAGAAAAGAGGGTTACGTTCAGGTTGCGGACATCTTCGAGGAGACCGCCAACCAGGAGAAGGAGCACGCCAAACGTCTCTTCAAGATGCTCGAAGGGGGTGAGGTGGAAATTTTGGCCACCTTCTCGGCCGGCAAGGTAGGCACGACAGCGGAAAACCTGAGGGATGCGGCGCAGGGCGAAAACCATGAGCACTGCGAAATGTACCCCTCCTTTGCCCGCGTTGCCCGCGAGGAAGGGTTCGATGCCATCGCGGTGGTGTTCCAGGCCATTGCTGTCGCCGAAAAACAGCACGAAAAGCGCTACCTGGACCTGATGCGCAACATCGAGACCGGTCGGGTCTTCGAGAGGGAGCAGCCGGTCGTCTGGCGCTGCCGCAACTGCGGCTACCTGCACGAGGCGCCGGGGGCTCCCGAGGTCTGTCCCGCCTGCGCGCACCCGAAGGCACACTTCGAGCTTCTGGGCGAAAATTATTGA
- a CDS encoding transcriptional repressor yields the protein MTAPHLRLEQIIDKLRQRAFRVTPQRLAVLKILAESRNHPTVEQIYAQVCQEFPTLSLATVYKTVALLKEMGELLELGQRDGSSRYDGNKPWPHPHVICTECRNIIDYDELPLGNLSRDVAAKTGYRVMNLQLDFFGVCPRCQSGK from the coding sequence ATGACCGCACCTCACCTCCGTCTCGAACAAATCATTGACAAGTTGCGGCAGAGAGCGTTTCGCGTCACGCCACAACGGCTGGCTGTCCTGAAAATTCTGGCCGAAAGTAGAAACCACCCCACCGTCGAGCAAATTTACGCCCAGGTCTGTCAAGAATTCCCGACTCTCAGCCTGGCGACCGTCTATAAAACGGTCGCCCTGCTCAAGGAAATGGGGGAACTGCTGGAGTTGGGCCAGCGAGACGGCAGCAGCCGCTACGACGGCAATAAACCCTGGCCACACCCGCATGTGATCTGCACCGAATGCAGGAACATCATCGACTACGACGAGCTCCCTCTGGGCAATCTGAGCCGGGATGTCGCAGCGAAGACCGGCTACCGGGTCATGAACCTCCAGCTTGACTTCTTTGGGGTCTGCCCGCGCTGCCAATCCGGAAAATAA
- a CDS encoding type 1 glutamine amidotransferase domain-containing protein yields MAELTGKRIAILTETLYEDQELWYPYFRLLEAGAEVRVVGPRKGTFESKHGYPVKADCAADEVTAADFDAVIIPGGYAPDHMRRNKAMVDLVREAVQQKKIVAAICHAGWMLASAGVLKGRKATCYIAIKDDLVNAGAEYLDQEVVRDGNLITSRFPADLPAFCRTIIAALKG; encoded by the coding sequence ATGGCTGAACTGACCGGAAAGAGAATAGCCATCCTGACGGAAACCCTCTACGAAGACCAGGAACTCTGGTATCCCTATTTTCGGCTGCTGGAGGCCGGGGCCGAGGTGCGGGTGGTCGGTCCCCGAAAAGGGACCTTCGAATCGAAGCACGGCTATCCGGTGAAGGCCGACTGCGCCGCCGACGAAGTCACGGCGGCCGACTTCGACGCCGTGATCATCCCGGGCGGCTACGCACCCGACCACATGCGCCGGAACAAGGCGATGGTCGACCTGGTGCGGGAGGCGGTGCAGCAGAAGAAGATCGTCGCCGCCATCTGCCATGCGGGCTGGATGCTCGCCTCCGCCGGCGTGCTCAAGGGACGCAAAGCCACCTGCTACATCGCCATCAAGGATGACCTGGTCAACGCCGGTGCCGAATATCTCGACCAGGAGGTGGTGCGGGACGGCAATCTCATCACCTCCCGCTTCCCCGCCGACCTGCCGGCCTTCTGCCGGACGATCATCGCCGCATTGAAAGGCTGA